A genome region from Lutra lutra chromosome 11, mLutLut1.2, whole genome shotgun sequence includes the following:
- the ANLN gene encoding anillin isoform X4, whose amino-acid sequence MDPFTEKLLERTRARRENLQRKMAERPTAAARSMTHAKRAREPLSEASNQQPLPGSEEKSCTKPSPSKKRCSDTTEEVEVSNLENEKPVESASPKPCLPSPPAPQAQLQAPAPVSTAEAAPAPVPSVRRGLNSRLEATAGSSVKTRMQKLAEQRRHWDNNNVTDDIPESSVISPMPSEERPASPPKPAFSDASSATPVGRRGRLANLAATICSWEDDVNYSSAKQHSAQEQPGTTCLSKFSSASGASARINSSSVKQEATCCSQRDGEASLNKAPSSSAVGVSLNNAAISSSVKAASSPVKSSTTAITDAKNCKGQNPELLQKTPVSPLKTEISKPIEKSTVSQTVRPKEELNRETCWQSQSKDKAATSGGAGIKPFLERFGERCQEHSKQSPTRSTPHRTPVITPNTRAIQERLFQQNTSLSTTHLAQQLKQEREKELACLRGRFDKGNLWSAEKGETSRSKQLETKQEIHFQNTPLKKHPAVANTPSLPVTEKVTENQTPGKPSNTEPTGFTECEMTKSSPLKITLFLEEDKSLKVTSEPKVEQQTEVVRETEMSVDDDDDINSSKVINDIFSDVLVEGELDMEKSEEEMDHEEQEDALNISSMSLLAPLAQTVGVVSPESLVSSPRLELKDSSVSDESPKPGKFQRTRVPRAESGDSIGSEDRDLLYSIDAYRSQRFKETERPSIKQVIVRKEDVTSKLDEKKNGFPGQVNIKQKMQELNNEINLQQTVIYQASQALNCCVDEDHGKGSLEEAEAERLLLIATEKRALLIDELNKLKNEGPQKKNKAGPIAPSEFVPSKGSVTLSEIRLPLKADFVCGTVQKPDAANYYFLIILKAGPENMVATPLACTSNSLNGDALTFTTTFTLQDVSNDFEINIEVYSLVQKKDLSGPDKKKKAYKSKAITPKRLLTSITTVSKFLKNSSIEKSASYTQDCKLVSHF is encoded by the exons agAAATCTTGTACAAAACCATCACCATCAAAGAAACGCTGTTCTGACACCACCGAAGAAGTAGAAGTTTCTaacttggaaaatgaaaaaccagttgagtctgcttctccaaAACCCTGTCTTCCAAGTCCTCCGGCTCCCCAGGCGCAGCTGCAAGCACCTGCTCCTGTCAGTACTGCGGAGGCGGCCCCGGCCCCGGTGCCCAGCGTGAGGAGGGGGCTCAACTCGAGACTGGAAGCAACTGCAGGGTCCTCAGTGAAAACACGAATGCAAAAGCTGGCAGAGCAGCGGCGCCATTGGGATAATAATAATGTGACAG ATGATATCCCCGAGAGCTCAGTCATCTCCCCAATGCCATCAGAGGAAaggcctgcctcccctcccaaaccAGCCTTCTCGGATGCCTCCTCGGCAACTCCAGTTGGAAGAAGGGGCCGTCTGGCCAACCTTGCAGCAACTATTTGCTCGTGGGAAGATGATGTAAATTACTCATCTGCAAAGCAACACAGTGCACAAGAACAGCCTGGTACCACTTGTTTATCCAAATTTTCCTCTGCAAGTGGAGCATCTGCTAGGATCAATAGCAGCAGTGTTAAGCAGGAAGCTACATGCTGTTCCCAAAGGGATGGTGAGGCCTCTTTGAATAAAGCTCCATCTTCGAGTGCTGTGGGTGTATctctgaataatgctgcaatttcCAGCTCTGTG AAAGCTGCTTCTTCCCCAGTGAAATCTTCTACTACAGCCATTACTGATGCTAAAAATTGTAAGGGACAAAATCCTGAGCTACTTCAGAAAACTCCTGTAAGTCCCCTGAAAACAGAGATATCGAAACCAATTGAAAAGTCAACTGTGTCCCAGACAGTTCGGcccaaagaagaattaaatagaGAAACTTGTTGGCAGTCTCAATCTAAAGACAAAGCAGCAACATCAg GAGGAGCAGGAATTAAGCCTTTCCTGGAACGCTTTGGAGAGCGTTGTCAAGAACACAGCAAACAAAGTCCTACTCGGAGTACACCCCACAGAACTCCCGTTATCACTCCAAATACAAGGGCCATCCAGGAAAGATTATTCCAGCAAAATACATCTTTATCTACTACTCATTTAGCACAACAGCTCAAGCAG GAACGTGAGAAAGAACTAGCATGTCTTCGTGGCCGATTTGACAAGGGCAATTTATGGAGTGCAGAAAAAGGCGAAACTTCAAGAAGCAAACAACTAGAAACCAAACAG gAAATTCACTTTCAGAACACCCCCCTCAAAAAACATCCAGCTGTTGCAAACACCCCATCGCTTCCAGTAACAGAAAAGGTGACAGAAAATCAGACACCGGGAAAACCTTCCAACACAGAACCTACAG gtttcacTGAATGTGAAATGACGAAGTCTAGCCCTTTGaaaattacattgtttttagAAGAGGATAAGTCTTTAAAAGTAACATCAGAGCCAAAGGTCGAGCAGCAGACTG AAGTGGTACGTGAAACTGAGATGAGTGTGGATGATGACGATGATATCAATAGTTCAAAAGTAATTAATGACATCTTCAGTGATGTCCTGGTGGAAGGTGAGCTAGATATGGAAAAGAGCGAAGAGGAGATGGACCATGAAGAACAGGAAGATGCACTGAATATCTCCTCCATGTCTTTACTCGCTCCATTAGCACAGACAGTTGGTGTGGTAAGTCCAGAG AGTTTGGTTTCCTCACCGAGACTGGAATTGAAAGACAGCAGTGTAAGTGATGAAAGTCCAAAGCCGGGAAAATTCCAGAGAACCCGTGTCCCTCGAGCTGAGTCAGGTGATAGCATTGGTTCTGAAGATCGTGATCTTCTTTACAG CATTGATGCATACAGATCTCAAAGATTCAAAGAAACAGAGCGTCCTTCAATAAAGCAGGTGATTGTTCGGAAGGAAGACGTTACTTCCAAGTTAGATGAGAAAAAGAATGGCTTTCCTGGTCAAGTTAATATCAAACAGAAAATGCAG GAActcaataatgaaataaatttgcaGCAGACAGTCATCTATCAAGCTAGCCAGGCCCTTAACTGTTGTGTTGACGAAGATCATGGAAAAGGGTCACTAGAAGAAGCTGAAGCAGAAAGACTTCTCCTCATTGCAA CTGAGAAGAGAGCACTTTTGATTGATGAGTTGAATAAATTGAAGAATGAAGGGCCtcagaagaagaataaagctggtcCCATTGCCCCAAGTGAATTTGTCCCATCCAAAGGATCAGTTACTTTGTCAGAAATCCGCTTGCCTCTAAAAGCAGATTTCGTCTGTGGTACGGTTCAGAAACCAG ATGCAGCAAATTACTATTTCTTAATTATACTAAAAGCAGGACCTGAAAATATGGTAGCCACACCATTAGCATGTACTTCAAATTCACTTAATGGTGATGCTCTGACATTCACTACTACATTTACTCT gCAAGATGTGTCCAAtgactttgaaataaatattgaagTTTACAGCTTG GTACAAAAGAAAGATCTCTCAGGCCCTGATAAGAAGAAAAAGGCATATAAGTCCAAG GCGATTACTCCAAAACGACTTCTCACATCTATAACCACagtaagtaaattcttaaaaaa tagctccATTGAGAAATCTGCATCTTACACACAGGATTGTAAATTGGTTAGCCATTTCTAA